The DNA region GGTTTATCGGCGAGAACAACCCTGCGCCGGTTAATGAGACCGGCAGCGGGGCATTGGCGACGGAGCAGTTTATTGAGGCTCACCGGAATGCAAGGGTCCAGGAGCTGACGCGCCTAGAGGCCATATTTGAGCTTGAGAAGAAGAGGGGTGAGGCCATTGATGGATTTGTGGAGGCGAATCGTGAAGCTCATGGATGGATGAGAGGCTCTTACGATGATCTCAGCTTTGAGCAGCTTGTAACTCTGAAAAGTGGGATGGAAAATCTGTTGAAAGAAATTCAGCAGAAAGCTTATCATCAGCTTATGGCGGTGCACGGAAATGGCACGCAATTTAACCCATATGCAGGTGGAAATATAGTTTCGGGGGACCCAACTTCTGAATTCAACTTTGGCACTAGTGGTGGCGCCGCTGGAGCTCTTCCTTTCACTGGTGGTGTCCCCGGAGCTCATCCCTCCACTAGTGGTGCCGCCGCTGCCGCCACTTCAGCTTTCCCTGGTTCTACTTCCATGGCGGCAAGTGGGTATAATGCAGTTTCTCAATGGGTTGCAAGCACCAGTGATGCATCTAAGTCTGCAGGTGGGAATCTTGGAGCTAGCCATGCATTTTTCTAAACATTTAATTATGGcattctttttcaaaaataattgcAATGTTCACGGCACAATGCCATAATTCAAAATACGTGGAATGTTATATTATTGGTTCGTCGAACCAATATTTTTTGTGatgttatttacttattttatctAGTATTATTACAATGTAAGGTATTctacaaagagttaatacccaaaattgttctagactattgtgattttttccaattttatcCTAAACGATTTTGGTGTCATAAAGTGGTCCCAGACTTAAGTGTTATCACTCAAAATTGTCCTCCGTTAGTTTAACCGTCAAAAGGGTGTTAAGTTCAGGATAATATAGTCATTTCATCAAAACATGCtaccttattttaaaaaaaaaaaaaaaaaaatcaaaacaaaatctTCATTAATGCCAAACACCACCGCCGGATCGGACCTTGCTACTATCGCCGTAAGTTGCTCGTTGCCGGAAAAAGGGGAGGGAGGTCGCTGCTACGTTGGTTCTGATCACACGGCCGGCTAACACCGAGAGAGGGAGAAAGGTTGCGGTGGCGAGCTTGGTGTCGGTGGAGGAGAGAGCTTCTAacgagagagagaagagaagaggacGGAGACATGGCTGCTGCTCGGTCTTCGCTCGCCGTGGGTGCGGCTTCGCTGAGGGAGGACGCCGACCGCCACTGCCTTGCCGCCGCCTCGTCACGACGATTCACCGGTGCTGCCTGTCGCTAGTTACCGTAGTGGTCCTTGTAGTAATGCAATGCTTCCTTAGGGTTTTTTGTTGGAAGAATTTACATGGCAAAATTGATCGCAGTTTCGCGATGAATATACTTCACTGCCAATTAATTTGAATCCTTATTTGGTGCAAGAAAATATGCAGTAATTCTTAGGCAATTATTGTCCTCACTCCTCAGATTTACTGCAAATTGGGTTCTTGTTCGCCAAGTTGAAGATTCAATAACATTCGCACTTAGTTAACATGGAATAAAGCTAAGGAGACCAAGAAGATCTAAAATGGAAATGACCATATTATCCTTGAACTTAACACCTTTTTGACAACTAAACTAACGGAGGACAATTTTGAGTGATAACACTAAAGTCTGGGATCACTTTATGACATCAAAGTtgtttaggacaaaattgagaaaaaccactgtagtcgaggacaattttgagtattaactcaTTCTACAAATTTTAAATGATGTTCAATTTATTACCTACAATCTAATTTAGATTGTTCAATTATGTTCAAAAGTTTATATTATTGTCGATAagtttgatatttaatttttaattaagtaattatggATATATACTTTCTTCAAGATACCATATTAATTCTTGGTACGTAATAATTATTGACGTGTTTTTAGAGAGTATTTCACCTCAATGAGAGTTTGGTGATAGAATCAAGTCTTACCATGCTCAAACTCATTTTGTTTTTACAAAAGTAGGGATGAATTGTGGGCCTAAATGCTTATGTGCTTTAAGAGCTAGATATTGATACACCACGAGAGCGGGGCAGGGGCGTCGACGACCGATGGAGCTTGGCTACGCTGCAATAATGGCGAAGGCGATAGAGCTTCACTGCAATAACGATGGCGGTGGAGGCTGCACTGGCGATGGCGTAGTCGTCGCTGGTGTGGTGAAGGAGCGATGGCAGTGGCGTGGAGCTTTGGAGAGGAGTGACCTGCGAAGATGGATAGATGACCGTTCCAGTAAGAATGGATGcggaatttattttttatttttaatattaagtttcTGCGAATGTTCTAAGAGGAACGGTCGTgaaaactattattattttttaaatacatgtAATTTTCGCGACTGTTTGTTAAAGAAACAGTCATAGAAACTAACCGCGCTTTTTTTCACCGCGGCCATTTTAGTTAGCAATGGTCGCGGATTCTTAttcaaatatttacaattttgccaccgcaagttttttttttttctttttttaagaaTACACCACCATTCTTTTTAGAAAGATGGCCAAAAGTGAGTCTCCTTTGttcatttttgtactagtgtttttaaataaaattgatgTATAGTAGtatataatgttaaaaaaaataaatattatatacatcggttctatataaagttataaactgaaatatatagtatttatttatttatttttaaaattatatactatatacgTCGGTTCTACATAAATCGATAtagcattttattattattattatttaataaagactatatatatatttgttattagatTAGCCGACGACgtttatagtataaaatattttttaattaatatatgctACGTCAGTTTCTTGACAAAACCgacttacaaaataatatatattaaatttgttttatttttctgacAATATTTAATGGccgataagttttttttttctttttaatgtgaCGTTGTCTTTTCGAAATACAATCTTAACATAATGTTCAAAGAAAACTCCAAAATTTTCACTGTAGATTATCATGAAGCTATTATTTTGCATAAGTTCATGAGTTATAACAGCGCAATAATGTTTGatacttttaaaattacaagTCCATTGGTGTAAAACTTGAAGTTCATCATCAGCATGGAGTTGACACACATGGAGGCAATATAATTGATTAGTCGGAGAAGAAGAGGAGTGAAGCGATTGATGAAATTGTGGAAGCAAATCAAGAAGCCCATGGATGTATATGAGAGCTTCTGACGATGAACTCAATTTgtagtagtttttttttgttttttgttttgtttttttttttttttgttttttggaaaaatgaTATGGAAAATCCGATAAAAGAATATTAAGAATATTATGTCACTAGCTAGTTCATCGAATCAATTTACAATTTCAATAATGCAAAGTCTATAGATCAAAAGCTTTTCTTTCACGCTTTGTCCTACATTGGAACGTTAGAAGACTTTTTCCCTAGTTTTATGTGAAAGCATTTTCAGGTGACCCGATTTGAAACTTTATAGAGAGGGAGATggagaaaaacaaaaatcttgTGCGTGTTAATGCCGTTTGGTTTGCACGctgtgaaaatattttttgtaacaTACCAAATTAGATTTTATTATTAGACAAATACTTTTTGGATTGTatcattttttaccacaaaaataatttatacaaaTTTGTAGTTGTTTGATTATCCTATTTTCACATGATGTCTAATTTCTTATTAACATTTTTGTTAGTGTTAAATTCATGTCTTCTGCATGGTGGATGCTATACCCAACAATATGTAGAGAcgattattcttattattagtataaatatttcTCATTTCTAGATTCATTTTTATCAACTTCAACTTTCAATtaacttcttcatctttctcTCTCGTATTGTAAGTCTGAACAAAATAATGTAAAGGCTTTTGCATTGTATTTTTTGGGTagacaaaatttcaatttgtgTTAAAATTTAATCACAACTCAAATTCTCGCGTTTTTGGAGGTGATTGGAAAGCTAGAGCTTTTGAGCACGTACCGACaattttaggaattaaaatatttcattattttcgATCACAACATTGAAAGTCAAAATATGGACAAtcaccaaattaaatattataattcgagtttaattttttctttatttgttagTATTAAATTATCTTCCTACCATATTTTGT from Ipomoea triloba cultivar NCNSP0323 chromosome 6, ASM357664v1 includes:
- the LOC116023581 gene encoding agamous-like MADS-box protein AGL62 — protein: MAARTSRGRQRIEMVKIQNKSSLEVTFSKRRAGLFKKASVFSTLCGADVAIIVFSPAGNKVFSFGHPTVEAVVERFIGENNPAPVNETGSGALATEQFIEAHRNARVQELTRLEAIFELEKKRGEAIDGFVEANREAHGWMRGSYDDLSFEQLVTLKSGMENLLKEIQQKAYHQLMAVHGNGTQFNPYAGGNIVSGDPTSEFNFGTSGGAAGALPFTGGVPGAHPSTSGAAAAATSAFPGSTSMAASGYNAVSQWVASTSDASKSAGGNLGASHAFF